Proteins encoded by one window of Chondromyces crocatus:
- a CDS encoding serine/threonine-protein kinase PknK has product MHRSDARRPSTDDAPARLGPYRLIAPLGRGGMGVVYRAEHEETKEQVALKTVGVTDPNLLSSIRREIHALRRVDHPGVVRVVGEGVEAGLPWYAMELLEGRTLRDHNLERWRNHTTIEALPSGALRRFPDEETQVALTGEAAPEGGPPVEGQPAHVDSGGHDEGRPVEGGRRLDDGGLDDATRTGPMLGPTRGNLPAPRGIPLPRVPSERVERSPGPTPPTRVLPAAPSTAASGGVRPETTGGGEGMPPRTFRYAGGGELPRALSLFRAMCRPLAYIHGLGLVHRDLKPENVFIRGDGTPVLVDFGLAVKLEGSKGRGELELQFGGKPMGSPSYMAPEQIRGDLVDARADLYAVGCMLYEAVTGTVPFTAANSALVLSMHLYAAPLAASSLVEGVPPALDALLQRLLQKRAEDRIGYADDLAMALAELGAVDMSPAVCPAWYRAPKPQPYLYRPGLAGRGDALRQLYTRLARLQEGQGGLVFLAGESGIGKTRLAMETATEAARLGVSVVTGECMAVSAGEGGERGVKAAPLHPLRHLLLAVADRCRAAGFEATSNGAVAERDQAKADATYDALLGPRGRLLASYEPALAQLEGHERYPEPPPLPADAASFRLRSAVAETLAALAAEGPLLLILDDLQWADDSSLGVLELLDAAFFAEHRVLILCTYRSEEASAAVEALSRVPWALTLSIGRLDARAVSRMVSDMLAMDRPPERFVNFLLQQSEGNPFFTAEYLHAAVEEGMLYRDGLGTWRIRSASTTAANTGAEAPGSGRLGRGDWGALTLPGSLRALVARRLSGLSPGALALLRMASVLGRELEELVLIASSGADDVEAMEGLAELSRRHVLETAEPGHLRFVHDKLREIAYAEIPDRERLKLHTAAAIALEARYAASPDLPLAYPQLAHHFAMAGAVEKALEYLERAGDQALATGASAEARELYRRAIALDDGRHASGRAEKLRRARWERRLGQANYNLGDLRDAERHCVQALSLLERPVARVFEAQQAPGDSARKLGEPYASSAETVAISALQLGRQLLHLGGVPIHLAQEETERERLAEAALAAELLSETYLFQNKATLAFVAALEATNAAAGLGPSPALARGYATLSVAFGYVPWTSVVNAYAQRAEQTAAASRDGQAGAFVAFMRGLTALGDGRCQEARVLLERAEQGAERVGNRRRQEECLALLGTAAHFEGAWAEALARFATLQASARRSNNAQGLVWANSGRSQTLIVLGDGEEAAELLEELLLSAEQSGDRAQQITLGQLALAHALRGDRAAALQTAERTLGLIEVQGKPAAFHCIHGYAATCEVLLSAWEQASSPEERARLGLKARRACAALRQYAQIFPVGRPDALRLTGVFDWLMGHPRRARRGWQRSAEEATRLGLPMHEGFARFEMRRLPAADAERRWNLVLAEGIFERLGINHWRSQVEAARSG; this is encoded by the coding sequence ATGCATCGATCCGACGCGCGACGCCCCTCGACGGACGACGCTCCGGCGAGGCTCGGGCCGTACCGGCTGATCGCGCCGCTCGGTCGCGGAGGCATGGGCGTCGTCTATCGCGCGGAGCACGAGGAGACGAAAGAGCAGGTCGCGCTGAAGACGGTCGGCGTCACCGATCCGAACCTGCTGTCGAGCATCCGGCGCGAGATCCACGCGCTGCGGCGGGTGGATCATCCCGGCGTGGTGCGCGTCGTGGGCGAAGGCGTGGAGGCAGGGCTGCCGTGGTACGCGATGGAGCTGCTCGAGGGGCGCACGCTGCGCGATCACAACCTCGAGCGCTGGCGCAACCACACGACCATCGAAGCGCTCCCCTCGGGCGCGCTGCGCAGGTTCCCCGACGAGGAGACGCAGGTCGCGCTGACGGGGGAGGCGGCGCCCGAGGGAGGACCTCCCGTGGAGGGTCAGCCCGCGCACGTGGACAGCGGAGGACACGATGAGGGGCGCCCCGTCGAGGGAGGGCGGCGCCTCGATGACGGTGGGCTCGACGACGCGACACGGACGGGGCCGATGCTCGGGCCGACGCGCGGCAACCTGCCAGCGCCACGAGGGATCCCGCTCCCGCGGGTGCCCTCGGAGAGGGTGGAACGATCGCCAGGGCCGACGCCCCCCACGCGGGTGCTCCCGGCGGCGCCCTCCACCGCAGCGTCCGGCGGGGTGCGGCCCGAGACCACGGGTGGCGGTGAAGGGATGCCTCCGCGGACGTTCCGGTACGCCGGTGGCGGCGAGCTGCCCCGCGCGCTTTCGCTGTTCCGGGCCATGTGCCGACCCCTGGCGTACATCCACGGGCTCGGGCTGGTACACCGTGACCTGAAGCCGGAGAACGTGTTCATTCGCGGCGACGGTACGCCGGTGCTGGTGGACTTCGGGCTGGCGGTGAAGCTCGAAGGGAGCAAAGGCCGCGGGGAGCTGGAGCTCCAGTTCGGGGGCAAGCCGATGGGGAGCCCCTCCTACATGGCGCCCGAGCAGATCCGCGGCGACCTGGTGGACGCGCGCGCCGATCTCTACGCCGTGGGGTGCATGCTCTACGAGGCGGTGACGGGGACCGTCCCGTTCACCGCGGCGAACAGCGCGCTCGTCCTGTCGATGCACCTCTACGCCGCGCCGCTCGCGGCTTCGAGCCTGGTGGAGGGTGTGCCTCCAGCACTCGACGCGCTGCTCCAGCGCTTGCTGCAGAAGCGGGCCGAAGACCGGATCGGGTACGCCGACGATCTGGCGATGGCGCTGGCCGAGCTCGGCGCCGTCGACATGAGCCCCGCCGTGTGCCCGGCGTGGTATCGCGCGCCGAAGCCTCAGCCCTACCTCTATCGCCCAGGGCTCGCTGGTCGTGGAGACGCGCTGCGCCAGCTCTATACCCGGCTCGCGCGGCTGCAGGAGGGCCAGGGAGGGCTCGTCTTCCTGGCCGGAGAGAGCGGGATCGGCAAGACGCGCCTGGCCATGGAGACCGCGACGGAGGCGGCGCGTCTCGGGGTCAGCGTGGTGACCGGGGAATGCATGGCGGTGTCGGCGGGCGAGGGTGGAGAGCGTGGGGTGAAGGCCGCGCCGCTGCATCCGCTCCGTCATCTGCTGCTCGCGGTGGCCGATCGGTGCAGGGCAGCTGGGTTCGAGGCAACGAGCAACGGCGCGGTCGCGGAGCGGGACCAGGCGAAGGCGGACGCGACGTACGACGCGCTGCTGGGTCCGCGCGGGAGGTTGCTCGCATCCTACGAGCCCGCGCTGGCCCAGCTCGAAGGGCACGAGCGGTATCCAGAGCCGCCCCCCTTGCCCGCAGACGCGGCGAGCTTCCGTCTCCGGAGCGCGGTCGCAGAGACCCTCGCCGCGCTCGCCGCGGAGGGGCCGCTGCTCCTGATCCTGGACGATCTGCAGTGGGCCGACGACAGCTCGCTCGGCGTGCTGGAGCTGCTCGACGCCGCCTTCTTCGCGGAGCACCGCGTGCTGATCCTTTGCACGTACCGCTCCGAGGAAGCCTCCGCCGCGGTGGAGGCGCTGAGCCGCGTCCCCTGGGCGCTGACCTTGTCCATCGGCCGGCTCGATGCACGGGCCGTGTCGCGGATGGTGAGCGACATGCTCGCCATGGACCGCCCTCCGGAGCGGTTCGTGAACTTCTTGCTGCAGCAGTCCGAGGGGAACCCCTTCTTCACCGCCGAGTACCTGCACGCTGCGGTGGAGGAAGGGATGCTGTACCGCGACGGGCTGGGGACGTGGAGGATCCGCAGCGCGAGCACGACGGCGGCGAACACCGGGGCGGAGGCTCCGGGGTCGGGGCGGCTGGGCCGAGGGGACTGGGGGGCGCTCACCCTCCCCGGATCGCTGCGGGCCCTGGTGGCGCGGCGGCTCTCGGGGCTGAGCCCAGGTGCGCTGGCACTCCTGCGGATGGCCAGCGTGCTGGGACGGGAGCTGGAGGAGCTGGTGCTCATCGCCTCCTCCGGCGCCGACGACGTGGAGGCGATGGAGGGGCTGGCGGAGCTGTCCCGGCGGCACGTGCTGGAGACGGCCGAGCCAGGACACCTGCGCTTCGTTCACGACAAGCTGCGCGAGATCGCCTACGCGGAGATCCCGGACCGGGAGCGGTTGAAGCTGCACACCGCCGCGGCCATCGCGCTGGAGGCGCGCTACGCGGCGTCGCCCGATCTCCCGCTCGCGTACCCGCAGCTCGCCCATCATTTCGCGATGGCCGGCGCCGTGGAGAAGGCGCTCGAGTACCTGGAGCGCGCAGGCGATCAGGCGCTCGCCACGGGGGCCTCCGCAGAAGCGCGGGAGCTGTACCGACGGGCCATCGCGCTCGACGATGGTCGCCACGCCAGCGGGCGCGCGGAGAAGCTCCGGAGGGCACGCTGGGAGCGGCGCCTGGGGCAAGCCAACTACAACCTCGGCGATCTCCGGGACGCGGAGCGCCACTGCGTGCAGGCGCTGTCGCTGCTCGAGCGCCCCGTGGCGCGGGTGTTCGAGGCGCAGCAGGCCCCCGGGGACAGCGCGCGGAAGCTCGGTGAGCCCTATGCGTCGAGCGCCGAGACAGTCGCCATCTCGGCGCTGCAGCTCGGGCGGCAGCTCTTGCATCTCGGCGGCGTCCCGATCCACCTGGCCCAGGAAGAGACGGAGCGGGAGCGGCTCGCCGAGGCGGCACTGGCCGCGGAGCTGCTCTCCGAGACGTACCTGTTCCAGAACAAGGCCACGCTGGCGTTCGTGGCCGCGCTGGAGGCGACCAACGCGGCAGCCGGGCTGGGCCCCTCTCCGGCCCTGGCGCGCGGCTATGCGACGCTGAGCGTGGCCTTCGGCTACGTGCCCTGGACCTCGGTGGTGAATGCCTACGCGCAGCGCGCAGAGCAGACCGCGGCGGCGTCACGCGATGGCCAGGCGGGCGCGTTCGTCGCCTTCATGCGCGGCCTCACCGCGCTCGGAGACGGGCGCTGCCAGGAAGCACGCGTGCTCCTGGAGCGCGCCGAGCAAGGCGCCGAGCGAGTCGGCAACCGGCGCCGGCAGGAGGAATGCCTTGCCTTGCTGGGCACGGCAGCCCATTTCGAGGGGGCATGGGCCGAGGCGCTGGCCCGCTTCGCGACGCTCCAGGCGTCGGCCCGACGGAGCAACAATGCTCAGGGACTGGTCTGGGCGAACAGCGGCCGGTCGCAGACGCTCATCGTGCTCGGCGACGGCGAAGAGGCCGCCGAGCTGCTGGAGGAGCTGCTCCTCAGCGCCGAGCAGAGCGGAGACCGCGCCCAGCAGATCACGCTGGGGCAGCTCGCGCTGGCGCACGCGCTCCGGGGGGATCGCGCCGCGGCATTGCAGACGGCCGAGAGGACGCTCGGCCTGATCGAGGTCCAGGGGAAACCGGCTGCATTCCATTGCATCCATGGCTATGCGGCGACCTGCGAAGTCCTCCTTTCGGCATGGGAGCAAGCCAGCTCGCCAGAAGAACGGGCGCGACTCGGGCTCAAAGCGCGGCGAGCCTGCGCCGCTCTACGACAGTATGCGCAGATCTTCCCGGTTGGACGGCCAGATGCGCTCCGGCTCACAGGCGTCTTCGATTGGCTGATGGGGCATCCTCGAAGAGCGCGTCGCGGCTGGCAGCGCTCCGCCGAGGAGGCGACGCGACTGGGACTGCCGATGCACGAGGGGTTCGCGCGGTTCGAAATGCGCCGCCTCCCGGCCGCCGACGCCGAGCGACGCTGGAATCTGGTGCTCGCGGAAGGAATCTTCGAGCGTCTCGGTATCAATCACTGGCGCAGCCAGGTAGAGGCTGCACGCTCTGGATGA
- a CDS encoding ferritin-like domain-containing protein, whose translation MDRTLRFRQLLTSRLFQVAGAAAFATPAGVALSCGGNVVVDPVDGAGGAGSVTSTTSLTTAITTGVTTSVGPTVSVTTTTTSSGGDPTYACFPWLGDAECPSGGNALSYVSQFDCAAPHYAFTTAVLDGPFPELDQCCYVVQQDICGVGRPFLVNGAPMAATARGRAEGGGAGSWSAGGLSPEVEGLDAEEREILARAWAQDGLLEHASVAAFARFALELLAAGAPAALVEAAHRAALDEVRHARLCLSMAATYRGGPVEPGPLPCGGSVSIGPDLAAFAADTAREGCVGETVAAILAAEQLSRATDPAVRKALFGIAEDEARHAELAFRAVAWALRVGGDDVRAAVAEVFDQAARDGVKAGGVNEDPRGVLESHGRLTVGAAREAAARALHEVVLPSARALLA comes from the coding sequence ATGGACCGCACGCTTCGCTTCCGTCAGCTGCTCACGTCCCGCCTCTTTCAGGTCGCGGGGGCTGCGGCCTTCGCCACGCCGGCCGGCGTGGCCTTGAGCTGCGGGGGGAACGTGGTGGTCGATCCGGTGGACGGGGCTGGAGGCGCCGGCAGCGTCACGTCGACCACATCGCTCACGACGGCGATCACGACGGGCGTGACGACCTCGGTGGGTCCGACGGTCAGCGTGACGACGACGACGACGAGTTCGGGAGGAGACCCCACGTACGCATGCTTCCCGTGGCTCGGTGACGCGGAGTGCCCCTCGGGCGGCAACGCCCTGTCCTACGTCTCGCAGTTCGATTGCGCAGCGCCTCACTACGCCTTCACGACTGCCGTCCTCGATGGGCCTTTCCCCGAGCTGGACCAGTGCTGCTACGTGGTGCAGCAGGACATCTGCGGGGTCGGGAGGCCGTTCCTCGTGAACGGCGCACCGATGGCCGCGACGGCGCGAGGTCGCGCCGAAGGAGGAGGAGCGGGGAGCTGGAGCGCCGGGGGCCTGTCGCCAGAGGTGGAAGGGCTCGACGCCGAGGAACGCGAGATCCTGGCGCGAGCGTGGGCGCAGGACGGGCTCCTGGAGCACGCATCGGTGGCAGCGTTCGCGCGCTTCGCGCTGGAGCTGCTCGCGGCAGGAGCGCCAGCAGCCCTCGTGGAGGCGGCGCACCGCGCGGCGCTGGACGAGGTGCGGCACGCTCGCCTGTGTCTGTCGATGGCAGCGACGTACCGGGGAGGCCCGGTGGAGCCAGGGCCGCTGCCGTGTGGTGGGTCGGTGTCGATCGGTCCAGACCTGGCCGCGTTCGCAGCCGACACGGCGCGAGAAGGGTGCGTGGGGGAGACGGTCGCCGCCATCCTGGCCGCCGAGCAGCTCTCGCGCGCGACCGATCCGGCGGTGCGCAAGGCGCTGTTCGGGATCGCAGAGGATGAAGCGCGGCACGCGGAGCTGGCATTCAGGGCCGTGGCCTGGGCCCTGCGGGTGGGTGGAGACGACGTCCGCGCCGCGGTGGCCGAGGTGTTCGACCAGGCGGCTCGGGACGGCGTCAAGGCGGGCGGCGTGAACGAAGACCCTCGTGGGGTGCTCGAATCCCACGGGCGTCTCACCGTCGGCGCGGCACGAGAGGCCGCAGCGCGGGCGCTGCACGAGGTGGTGCTTCCCTCGGCGCGCGCCTTGCTCGCCTGA
- a CDS encoding chemotaxis protein CheW, with the protein MSPAGSSRLTLVVRAQGWVCAIPVRAVIETMRPLPIEPVREAPAFVRGVTVIRGESLPVVDLAVLLGGQSTQQGNRFVTLRVGPRRLALLVDEVIGISERDAGGAQPAPLLSSALAEHVERLGALDGQAFAVLGTARLLSDVPGTLV; encoded by the coding sequence ATGAGCCCAGCAGGCAGCAGCAGGCTCACGCTCGTGGTTCGTGCCCAGGGCTGGGTGTGTGCGATTCCCGTACGAGCCGTCATTGAGACCATGCGCCCCCTCCCCATCGAGCCCGTACGAGAAGCACCAGCATTCGTGCGGGGGGTCACGGTAATCCGTGGCGAGTCGCTGCCCGTCGTGGACCTCGCCGTCCTGCTCGGCGGTCAATCGACCCAGCAGGGAAACCGATTCGTGACGCTCCGCGTCGGCCCTCGACGGCTCGCGCTCCTCGTCGACGAGGTGATTGGCATCTCCGAGCGGGACGCAGGCGGAGCACAGCCCGCACCGCTCCTCTCCTCGGCACTCGCCGAGCATGTCGAGCGTCTCGGAGCGCTCGACGGTCAGGCTTTCGCAGTGCTCGGCACGGCCCGGCTTCTCTCGGACGTGCCAGGAACCCTCGTCTGA